The following are from one region of the Vidua chalybeata isolate OUT-0048 chromosome 12, bVidCha1 merged haplotype, whole genome shotgun sequence genome:
- the HEMK1 gene encoding MTRF1L release factor glutamine methyltransferase isoform X2, which produces MRCLTHPLLRKLLSLPPQCVPGRGTPSKGAVLSPKQLFLRQSCRAGPGLMTATDMVNYWQKVFEINGIPEAQESSQYIVSFVLGAKTFQSLDSKSLHTPLTALQQEQIQQLSYKRLQRMPVQYVLGEWDFQDLTLKMRPPVFIPRPETEDLVSLVVEEEFQKCENSALCFPVPVPHPVILEIGCGSGAIALSLLCKLPQSRVIAMDKEEAAVDLTRENAHRLQLQERIHIIHQDVSHSSAKQLLLWGPIDVIVSNPPYVFHEDMASLDAEILCYEDLDALDGGDDGMRVIKTILALAPSLLKVSGSVFLEVDPRHPNMVEHWLQSHTELLLTLCAIHKDFCGK; this is translated from the exons ATGAGATGCCTCACCCATCCGCTGCTCAGGAAGTTGTTGAGCCTCCCACCTCAGTGTGTGCCAGGGCGAGGGACTCCAAGTAAAGGTGCTGTCCTCAGTCCAAAGCAGCTGTTtctgaggcagagctgcagagcagggcctgGGCTCATGACTGCCACTGATATGGTCAACTATTGGCAGAAGGTGTTCGAGATAAATGGCATCCCCGAAGCACAAGAATCCAGTCAATATATTGTGTCATTTGTCCTGGGAGCAAAAACA TTTCAGAGTCTGGATTCCAAAAGCCTCCACACTCCACttacagcactgcagcaggagcaaatccagcagctgagctACAAGCGGCTACAAAG GATGCCAGTGCAGTACGTGCTTGGAGAGTGGGACTTCCAGGACCTGACCCTGAAGATGAGGCCCCCAGTATTTATTCCACGGCCTGAAACAGAG gACCTTGTCTCTTTAGTTGTGGAagaagaatttcagaaatgtgaGAATTCAGCCCTCTGTTTCCCAGTTCCTGTTCCTCATCCTGTGATCCTGGAAATTGGCTGTGGCTCTGGAGCAATTGCTCTGAGTCTGCTCTGTAAACTGCCACAG agcagAGTCATAGCCATGGATAAAGAGGAGGCTGCCGTGGATCTCACTAGGGAGAATGCACATAG GCTGCAACTCCAAGAAAGGATTCATATCATCCACCAAGATGTTTCACACA gtTCTGccaaacagctgctgctctggggcccCATAGATGTCATAGTCAGTAACCCCCCATATGTTTTCCATGAAGACATGGCTTCCTTGGATGCAGAAATCCTCTG CTATGAGGATCTTGATGCCCTGGATGGGGGAGATGATGGCATGAGAGTCATCAAAACAATTCTGGCTTTGGCTCCTTCTCTTCTGAAGGTTTCTGG AAGTGTGTTTCTGGAAGTTGATCCCAGGCATCCAAATATGGTAGAGCACTGGCTACAGTCACACACAGAATTACTGCTCACCCTCTGTGCCATTCACAAGGACTTCTGTGGCAAGTAA
- the HEMK1 gene encoding MTRF1L release factor glutamine methyltransferase isoform X1 has product MRCLTHPLLRKLLSLPPQCVPGRGTPSKGAVLSPKQLFLRQSCRAGPGLMTATDMVNYWQKVFEINGIPEAQESSQYIVSFVLGAKTFQSLDSKSLHTPLTALQQEQIQQLSYKRLQRMPVQYVLGEWDFQDLTLKMRPPVFIPRPETEDLVSLVVEEEFQKCENSALCFPVPVPHPVILEIGCGSGAIALSLLCKLPQSRVIAMDKEEAAVDLTRENAHRLQLQERIHIIHQDVSHSSAKQLLLWGPIDVIVSNPPYVFHEDMASLDAEILCYEDLDALDGGDDGMRVIKTILALAPSLLKVSGSVFLEVDPRHPNMVEHWLQSHTELLLTLCAIHKDFCGKPRFLHIQKQSS; this is encoded by the exons ATGAGATGCCTCACCCATCCGCTGCTCAGGAAGTTGTTGAGCCTCCCACCTCAGTGTGTGCCAGGGCGAGGGACTCCAAGTAAAGGTGCTGTCCTCAGTCCAAAGCAGCTGTTtctgaggcagagctgcagagcagggcctgGGCTCATGACTGCCACTGATATGGTCAACTATTGGCAGAAGGTGTTCGAGATAAATGGCATCCCCGAAGCACAAGAATCCAGTCAATATATTGTGTCATTTGTCCTGGGAGCAAAAACA TTTCAGAGTCTGGATTCCAAAAGCCTCCACACTCCACttacagcactgcagcaggagcaaatccagcagctgagctACAAGCGGCTACAAAG GATGCCAGTGCAGTACGTGCTTGGAGAGTGGGACTTCCAGGACCTGACCCTGAAGATGAGGCCCCCAGTATTTATTCCACGGCCTGAAACAGAG gACCTTGTCTCTTTAGTTGTGGAagaagaatttcagaaatgtgaGAATTCAGCCCTCTGTTTCCCAGTTCCTGTTCCTCATCCTGTGATCCTGGAAATTGGCTGTGGCTCTGGAGCAATTGCTCTGAGTCTGCTCTGTAAACTGCCACAG agcagAGTCATAGCCATGGATAAAGAGGAGGCTGCCGTGGATCTCACTAGGGAGAATGCACATAG GCTGCAACTCCAAGAAAGGATTCATATCATCCACCAAGATGTTTCACACA gtTCTGccaaacagctgctgctctggggcccCATAGATGTCATAGTCAGTAACCCCCCATATGTTTTCCATGAAGACATGGCTTCCTTGGATGCAGAAATCCTCTG CTATGAGGATCTTGATGCCCTGGATGGGGGAGATGATGGCATGAGAGTCATCAAAACAATTCTGGCTTTGGCTCCTTCTCTTCTGAAGGTTTCTGG AAGTGTGTTTCTGGAAGTTGATCCCAGGCATCCAAATATGGTAGAGCACTGGCTACAGTCACACACAGAATTACTGCTCACCCTCTGTGCCATTCACAAGGACTTCTGTGGCAA gCCTAGGTTTCTGCACATCCAGAAACAAAGCAGCTGA
- the HEMK1 gene encoding MTRF1L release factor glutamine methyltransferase isoform X3: protein MPVQYVLGEWDFQDLTLKMRPPVFIPRPETEDLVSLVVEEEFQKCENSALCFPVPVPHPVILEIGCGSGAIALSLLCKLPQSRVIAMDKEEAAVDLTRENAHRLQLQERIHIIHQDVSHSSAKQLLLWGPIDVIVSNPPYVFHEDMASLDAEILCYEDLDALDGGDDGMRVIKTILALAPSLLKVSGSVFLEVDPRHPNMVEHWLQSHTELLLTLCAIHKDFCGKPRFLHIQKQSS from the exons ATGCCAGTGCAGTACGTGCTTGGAGAGTGGGACTTCCAGGACCTGACCCTGAAGATGAGGCCCCCAGTATTTATTCCACGGCCTGAAACAGAG gACCTTGTCTCTTTAGTTGTGGAagaagaatttcagaaatgtgaGAATTCAGCCCTCTGTTTCCCAGTTCCTGTTCCTCATCCTGTGATCCTGGAAATTGGCTGTGGCTCTGGAGCAATTGCTCTGAGTCTGCTCTGTAAACTGCCACAG agcagAGTCATAGCCATGGATAAAGAGGAGGCTGCCGTGGATCTCACTAGGGAGAATGCACATAG GCTGCAACTCCAAGAAAGGATTCATATCATCCACCAAGATGTTTCACACA gtTCTGccaaacagctgctgctctggggcccCATAGATGTCATAGTCAGTAACCCCCCATATGTTTTCCATGAAGACATGGCTTCCTTGGATGCAGAAATCCTCTG CTATGAGGATCTTGATGCCCTGGATGGGGGAGATGATGGCATGAGAGTCATCAAAACAATTCTGGCTTTGGCTCCTTCTCTTCTGAAGGTTTCTGG AAGTGTGTTTCTGGAAGTTGATCCCAGGCATCCAAATATGGTAGAGCACTGGCTACAGTCACACACAGAATTACTGCTCACCCTCTGTGCCATTCACAAGGACTTCTGTGGCAA gCCTAGGTTTCTGCACATCCAGAAACAAAGCAGCTGA